One Sphaerisporangium krabiense DNA segment encodes these proteins:
- a CDS encoding carbohydrate ABC transporter permease → MTTLTASPTSPTNPGPGTLRRGALSRVADRVGGGLVQVVLIVLGLFWLVPTLGLLVVSLRADADNNSSGWWTVFTKPAQITFDNYSHLLSTGFTSSFWNTVAITVPATVLVIGFAAMAAYAFAWIEFPGRDLLFLVVVALLVVPVQIALIPIAKMYGALGVFGTIPGVVLFHTAFGLPFAIFLLRNFFVGIPKELLEAARMDGAGEWKIFATVVFPLAKPAVASLGIFQFLWVWNDLLVALVFADTNAQPMTKALQSQMRQFGTNVDILAPGAFLSLIIPLVLFFSFQRYFVQGLLAGSVK, encoded by the coding sequence ATGACGACGCTCACGGCGTCCCCCACCTCGCCCACGAACCCGGGGCCGGGGACGCTCCGCCGCGGGGCGCTGTCCCGGGTGGCCGACCGGGTCGGGGGCGGGCTGGTCCAGGTCGTCCTCATCGTGCTCGGCCTGTTCTGGCTGGTCCCCACGCTGGGGCTGCTGGTGGTGTCGCTGCGCGCGGACGCCGACAACAACTCCAGCGGCTGGTGGACGGTCTTCACCAAGCCGGCGCAGATCACGTTCGACAACTACTCCCACCTGCTGTCCACCGGGTTCACCTCGTCGTTCTGGAACACCGTGGCGATCACGGTGCCCGCGACGGTCCTCGTCATCGGCTTCGCCGCCATGGCGGCCTACGCCTTCGCCTGGATCGAGTTCCCCGGGCGCGACCTGCTGTTCCTCGTGGTCGTGGCGCTGCTGGTGGTGCCGGTCCAGATCGCGCTGATCCCGATCGCCAAGATGTACGGCGCGCTCGGCGTCTTCGGCACGATCCCCGGCGTGGTGCTGTTCCACACGGCGTTCGGGCTCCCGTTCGCGATCTTCCTGTTGCGCAACTTCTTCGTCGGCATCCCCAAGGAGCTGCTGGAGGCCGCGCGCATGGACGGCGCCGGGGAGTGGAAGATCTTCGCGACCGTGGTGTTCCCGCTGGCCAAGCCCGCGGTCGCCTCGCTCGGCATCTTCCAGTTCCTGTGGGTGTGGAACGACCTGCTGGTGGCGCTGGTCTTCGCCGACACCAACGCGCAGCCGATGACCAAGGCGCTGCAGTCCCAGATGCGCCAGTTCGGTACCAACGTGGACATCCTCGCGCCGGGAGCCTTCCTGTCGCTGATCATCCCCCTGGTGCTCTTCTTCTCGTTCCAGCGCTACTTCGTGCAGGGCCTGCTCGCGGGCTCGGTCAAGTAG
- a CDS encoding uracil-DNA glycosylase — protein sequence MTGRPLNEVVESGWATALEPVAERIAALGDFLRQEIAEGRQYLPAGPNVLRAFQQPFDQVRVLIVGQDPYPTPGHAIGLSFAVAPDVRPLPGSLVNIFKEYAADLGYPPPSNGDLTPWTDQGVLLLNRALTVAPGKPASHRGKGWEEVTEQAIRALVARGGPLVAILWGRDARSLKPLLGAVPAIESAHPSPLSARSGFFGSRPFSRANDLLTKQGAGPVEWKLP from the coding sequence ATGACCGGTCGTCCATTAAACGAAGTCGTCGAATCCGGGTGGGCCACCGCCCTGGAGCCGGTCGCCGAGCGCATCGCCGCGCTGGGCGACTTCCTCAGGCAAGAGATCGCCGAGGGCCGGCAATATCTCCCCGCGGGCCCCAACGTCCTGCGGGCGTTCCAGCAGCCGTTCGACCAGGTGCGCGTGCTCATCGTCGGGCAGGATCCCTATCCCACCCCCGGTCACGCCATCGGCCTGAGCTTCGCCGTCGCGCCGGACGTCCGCCCGCTGCCGGGCAGCCTGGTCAACATCTTCAAGGAGTACGCCGCCGACCTCGGCTACCCTCCCCCGTCCAACGGCGACCTGACTCCGTGGACCGACCAGGGGGTGCTGCTGCTCAACAGGGCGCTCACCGTCGCGCCCGGCAAGCCCGCCTCCCACCGGGGCAAGGGCTGGGAAGAGGTCACCGAGCAGGCCATCCGCGCGCTCGTCGCCCGCGGCGGCCCGCTGGTGGCCATCCTGTGGGGCCGTGACGCCCGGTCGCTCAAGCCCCTGCTCGGCGCGGTGCCGGCCATCGAGTCGGCCCACCCGAGCCCGCTGTCGGCGCGCAGCGGCTTCTTCGGCAGCCGCCCGTTCAGCCGCGCCAACGACCTGCTCACCAAGCAGGGGGCCGGCCCTGTGGAGTGGAAGCTCCCCTGA
- the pgm gene encoding phosphoglucomutase (alpha-D-glucose-1,6-bisphosphate-dependent), translating into MVHERAGKPAQASDLVDVPRLVTAYYALHPDPGRPEQRVSFGTSGHRGSSLDTAFNEDHIAATSQAICEYRARQGVDGPLFLGVDTHALSEPARVTALEVFAANGVTVLVDSRDGYTPTPAVSHAILTHNRGRASGLADGVVVTPSHNPPSDGGYKYNPPNGGPADTDATSWIQDRANTLIAGGLKEVRRVPYERALAAETTGRYDFLGAYVDDLPAVVDLDAIRGASVRIGADPLGGASVAYWGEIAERHRLDLTVVNPAVDPTWRFMTLDWDGKIRMDCSSPHAMASLIAGRSAYQVATGNDADADRHGIVTPDGGLLNPNHYLAVAISYLWNHRPGWPAGARVGKTMVSSGMIDRVVADLGRELYEVPVGFKWFVGGLLDGSLGFGGEESAGASFLRRDGSVWTTDKDGIILALLASEIVAVTGETPSELYAGLVRRFGDPAYARVDAPATREQKAALARLSAEDVTAGTLAGDPVTNVQTAAPGNGAPLGGLKVSTGNAWFAARPSGTEDVYKIYAESFRGPDHLALVQDEARTLVAAALKRAGA; encoded by the coding sequence ATGGTGCACGAGCGCGCCGGCAAGCCGGCGCAGGCGTCCGACCTGGTCGATGTGCCCCGTCTCGTGACGGCGTACTACGCCCTGCACCCCGACCCCGGCCGCCCGGAACAGCGGGTGTCCTTCGGCACCTCGGGCCATCGCGGCTCCTCGCTCGACACGGCCTTCAACGAGGACCACATCGCGGCAACCAGCCAGGCCATCTGCGAGTACCGCGCCCGGCAGGGAGTGGACGGGCCGCTGTTCCTCGGCGTGGACACCCACGCGCTGTCGGAGCCCGCCCGGGTCACCGCGCTGGAGGTCTTCGCCGCCAACGGCGTCACCGTGCTCGTCGACTCCCGGGACGGCTACACCCCGACCCCCGCGGTGTCCCACGCGATCCTCACCCACAACCGGGGCCGCGCCTCGGGCCTGGCGGACGGCGTCGTGGTGACCCCCTCCCACAACCCGCCCTCCGACGGCGGCTACAAGTACAACCCGCCGAACGGCGGCCCCGCCGACACCGACGCCACCTCCTGGATCCAGGACCGCGCGAACACGCTGATCGCCGGAGGACTCAAGGAGGTCAGGCGCGTCCCCTACGAGCGGGCGCTCGCGGCCGAGACCACCGGCCGCTACGACTTCCTCGGCGCCTACGTCGACGACCTCCCCGCCGTCGTGGACCTGGACGCGATCCGCGGCGCGTCCGTGCGCATCGGGGCCGACCCCCTCGGCGGCGCCAGCGTGGCCTACTGGGGCGAGATCGCGGAACGGCACCGCCTGGACCTCACCGTGGTCAACCCCGCCGTCGACCCGACCTGGCGGTTCATGACGCTGGACTGGGACGGCAAGATCCGCATGGACTGCTCGTCGCCGCACGCGATGGCGTCCCTGATCGCCGGCCGCTCGGCCTACCAGGTGGCGACGGGCAACGACGCCGACGCCGACCGGCACGGCATCGTCACCCCCGACGGCGGGCTGCTGAACCCCAACCACTACCTCGCCGTCGCCATCTCCTACCTGTGGAACCACCGCCCCGGCTGGCCGGCCGGCGCCCGGGTGGGCAAGACCATGGTGAGCAGCGGCATGATCGACCGGGTGGTCGCCGACCTCGGCCGTGAGCTGTACGAGGTGCCGGTCGGGTTCAAGTGGTTCGTCGGCGGGCTGCTCGACGGCTCGCTCGGCTTCGGCGGCGAGGAGAGCGCGGGCGCGTCGTTCCTGCGGCGCGACGGCTCGGTGTGGACCACCGACAAGGACGGCATCATCCTCGCCCTGCTGGCCTCCGAGATCGTCGCGGTGACCGGCGAGACCCCGAGCGAGTTGTACGCCGGGCTCGTGCGCCGGTTCGGCGACCCCGCCTACGCCCGCGTCGACGCGCCCGCCACCCGCGAGCAGAAGGCGGCGCTGGCGCGGCTGTCCGCCGAGGACGTCACCGCGGGGACGCTCGCCGGAGACCCGGTCACGAACGTGCAGACGGCGGCGCCCGGCAACGGCGCCCCGCTCGGCGGGCTCAAGGTGTCGACCGGGAACGCCTGGTTCGCCGCGCGCCCGTCGGGCACCGAGGACGTCTACAAGATCTACGCCGAGTCGTTCCGGGGCCCGGACCACCTGGCCCTCGTGCAGGACGAGGCCCGCACGCTGGTCGCCGCGGCGCTGAAGCGCGCCGGGGCCTGA
- a CDS encoding SAM-dependent methyltransferase produces MRVTTALDAIDVRTPNPARVYDYMLGGKDNFAADREAAEQVARLFPESSDGVRYNRLFLGNAVRHLAGECGIRQFVDIGAGLPTQDNVHQVAHAVARDARVVYVDNDPVVCVHGRALLANTDTVAMIDGDVRRPGDIRDKVAGTGLIDWNRPVGLLMVAVLHFVEDPGEHVAMLRDLLAPGSHLVITHLSTTPERAADMARLRELYARSGITLVPRGVAEIERLFGDFEPLDQRRFIFPDLAERIARLGWGGVARKH; encoded by the coding sequence ATGCGCGTGACCACGGCACTCGACGCCATCGACGTCCGCACGCCCAACCCGGCCCGCGTCTACGACTACATGCTCGGCGGCAAGGACAACTTCGCGGCCGACCGCGAGGCGGCCGAGCAGGTCGCCCGGCTGTTCCCCGAGTCCAGCGACGGCGTCCGCTACAACCGCCTGTTCCTCGGCAACGCCGTCCGCCACCTCGCCGGGGAGTGCGGGATCCGCCAGTTCGTCGACATCGGCGCGGGCCTGCCCACCCAGGACAACGTGCACCAGGTCGCCCACGCGGTCGCGCGGGACGCGCGCGTCGTGTACGTGGACAACGACCCGGTGGTGTGCGTGCACGGCCGCGCGCTGCTGGCCAACACCGACACCGTCGCCATGATCGACGGGGACGTCCGCAGGCCCGGCGACATCCGCGACAAGGTCGCCGGGACCGGCCTCATCGACTGGAACCGGCCGGTGGGGCTGCTCATGGTGGCGGTCCTGCACTTCGTCGAGGACCCCGGCGAGCACGTGGCCATGCTGCGCGACCTGCTCGCCCCGGGCAGCCACCTGGTGATCACCCACCTGAGCACGACGCCGGAGCGCGCCGCCGACATGGCGCGGCTGCGGGAGCTCTACGCGCGTTCCGGCATCACGCTGGTGCCGCGCGGGGTCGCGGAGATCGAGCGCCTGTTCGGCGACTTCGAGCCCCTGGACCAGCGGCGCTTCATCTTCCCCGACCTCGCCGAGCGCATCGCCCGGCTCGGCTGGGGCGGCGTGGCCCGCAAGCACTGA
- a CDS encoding MTH1187 family thiamine-binding protein, with amino-acid sequence MIIAFSVTPLGVGEAVAEPVARAVRVVRDSGLPNRTDAMFTTVEGEWDEVMDVVKRAVEAVAEVAPRVSLVLKADVRPGVSDAMTGKLESLERHLDA; translated from the coding sequence ATGATCATCGCATTCTCCGTGACCCCGCTCGGCGTCGGCGAGGCCGTCGCCGAACCCGTGGCCCGCGCCGTGCGGGTCGTCCGCGACAGCGGCCTGCCCAACAGGACCGACGCCATGTTCACCACCGTCGAGGGCGAGTGGGACGAGGTGATGGACGTCGTCAAACGGGCCGTGGAGGCCGTCGCCGAGGTCGCCCCGCGCGTCAGCCTGGTCCTGAAGGCCGACGTCCGCCCCGGCGTCTCCGACGCGATGACCGGGAAACTGGAGTCCCTCGAACGCCACCTCGACGCCTGA